The sequence GAAACGAAAGACACCGCTCTTTTGAGCCGCGTGTTGGATTCTGTTGTAAGCGCCGGCGCCAACACGGTTTCCGATGTTCAGTTTGTCGTGGATCAACCGCAACAGTTGAAAGACGAATTACTGGCCGAAGCCATTGATAACGGTCGGCGCACCGCACAAGTGATAGCGCGCGCGGGACACACCCGTTTAGGACGCCTGATGAATGCCAGCGTCGCTCCGACAAATGGGTACTGGCCGGCTCCGATGATGGCACGGGTCGCGTCTGATAATACGTCTTCCACGCCTCTTTTCCCCGGTAGTCAAAAAGTGTCGATGCGCGTCAGCCTCGTGTTTGAGTTAGTCGACTAGAGGCGTTCATATGGCGACAGAATGGAATACTCTTACTCCCGCCGAAGCCGCCGCCAAGTTTGTCGGCGCTGTTCGCGGCGGTATATTTTTAACGACAGGCACGCTTACCGAAGCCAACTCGATGTATTTAAATTGGGGATCGATCGGTTACCGTTGGCGGCGATATGTTGTCACGATTTGCGTAAAGCCGTCACGATACACGCATGAACTTTTAGAAAAAAGAAATGAGTTTACGATCTCCGTCCCTTTGCGTGATGATTACCGCGCGATGCTTCAATATTGCGGTACGCACAGCGGCCGCCATGAAGATAAAATCAGCGCGGCGGGTCTGACTCTTTGCGCTCCCAAACAAGGCAGCACACCGGTGTTAGGCGGCACGGGATGGCTGCATTTGGAATGTCGTACTTTGCAGTCGCTGGTATTTCCTAAAGAGAGCTTGGATCCGGAAATTTTCAGTTTCTTTTATGATCGTGATCGGGATGATGTACATACGTTTTACGTAGCGGAAATCACGAGTGCTTACGAAGTATGATTTTTTTGCAAATAGCCGTTCTTTTGAGCGGCTATTTTCTTTTTGTATATCACAAGAATACATTTGTCTATTGTCTTTCCACACTTATTTCGCTATAATAAGCATATTAAATTGTGGAGGGATGAATATGATTAAAAACTTTTGGCGCTGGGTCAATGAAACCAGCTTGGTAAAATTGATTCTTATCGGAATCATTTTGGGGATTCTTCTCGCCGTATTTATTCCCCAATGGGCAGCTTCCATTTCTATTTTAGGCACATTATTCGTTAATGCCTTAAAAGCGGTTGCGCCTGTTCTCGTATTTGTCCTGGTAATGGCGGCGCTGGCTACCAAACGCGCAGGTACTTCCAGCAACATGCGACCGATCTTGGTACTTTACGTTGTGAGTACTTTCATCGCTTCACTGACGGCTGTCGCGGCCTCTTTCCTGTTCCCGACAATTTTACAACTGCAAGTCACCGATGCGCAGCTCGCTCCGCCGACTAATATTATCGAAGTCATCCGTACTGTTGTTCTGAATATCGTGGATAATCCCGT is a genomic window of Negativicoccus succinicivorans containing:
- a CDS encoding flavin reductase family protein → MATEWNTLTPAEAAAKFVGAVRGGIFLTTGTLTEANSMYLNWGSIGYRWRRYVVTICVKPSRYTHELLEKRNEFTISVPLRDDYRAMLQYCGTHSGRHEDKISAAGLTLCAPKQGSTPVLGGTGWLHLECRTLQSLVFPKESLDPEIFSFFYDRDRDDVHTFYVAEITSAYEV